ATGTAAGTATGGCCTGCAAAGGTTCGCCCGCAAACTTACTCCTAAACACGATGTCTTTCAAATATTCCAGCACGCGTTGGACTGATGCACATTGGTGTGTTCATTCTGTTGCTCCTATCCGGCGAGCGTAACTTTGGCGTTCGCCTAAACAAACCCTACACAGCCACCGTACCGATGGACATTCCCGTGTTTACCGGTACACACGCGGATCTGCTGATAACGGTGTTTCATAAAATCATTGCTACCGGGCACCAGCGGCTGCAGCCACTGTTTGACTGTCTGCTTACGATTCTCGTCAACGTGTCGCCGTACTTGAAGACACTCTCGATGGTGGCTAGCATTAAGTTGTTGCATCTGCTGGAAGCATTCAGCACGCCCTGGTTCCTTTACTCGGCACCCTCGAACCATCATTTGGTGTTTTTCCTGCTGGAAATCTTTAACAACATCATCCAGTATCAGTTCGATGGGAATTCGAACCTGGTGTACACGATAATCCGCAAGCGGCAGGTGTTCCATGCGCTTGCGAATCTACCGACGGATGCGGCCGGCATTGCGCGTTGTCTCAGCAACCGCAAGGGTGGAAACGGAGCTGGAATGGGCGGTGGACGTACGGGTGGTTCTAGTCAAGGAGCGGCCTCCAGAAGTGTGGCCGGGCAGGATGATGCCGCTGATTATCAGCAGCGTAAAGCTGCCCTCACTGCGACCGGTACCGGAAGCGGATCTGTTGCCGGGGATGAAAGCGAGGAGGACCGTATTGTCACACGAACGGGGCGGCTCGGTTTGCGCGAAGCGGACAGTGCAAGTGAAAGGGAAGAAGACGCCCGAATCGGGGACGAGGATGCCCGTAGCGATATAGTGGAAGAATCGATGGAAGGTTCACGGCCAGCGCAGGAAGCCGAACCCGGAACGCTAAAGGCCACGCTACTAGATACGCCCAATCTGGCACAGATCACCGAACGGGAATCGGCACACCCGAGCGATCTTGCTAGTCCCTCGTCGCCGGATGTACCGGCAGTGCCGGAAAAGGGGCCCGCAAGCGATGAAGAAGAACCGGAAGCTAATGGCACCAAAAAGGGGGCTGCGACTGATTCGTCTCCGAGCAAAACGCCTTCCCCACTGCGACGTTCGGTTGCGCAGCGTGGCAGCTTGCGCGTAACACCTGCGCCGGTGCACGGCGTCCAGGTGAAACAGTGGCAACCGACACCGGAGTGGGTGCAGTCGTGGCGCTCGAAGCTACCGCTCCAAACAATCATGCGCCTGCTGCAAGTGCTCGTACCACAGGTGGAAAAGATCTGCATCGATAAAGGCCTTACCGATGAGTCGGAGATACTGAAGTTTCTGCAGCACGGTACGCTCGTCGGTTTGCTGCCCGTGCCGCATCCGATCCTGATACGGAAGTACCAAGCGAACGGTGGCACCACGGCCTGGTTCCGCACGTACATGTGGGGCGTTATCTATCTGCGCAACGTTGATCCGGCCGTCTGGTACGATACGGAGGTGAAACTGTTCGAGATACAGCGCGTCTAAGCAGCGACACCCCAAAGGGACACTGGTAAGCGTCAAAAGTTCTTATTCCATACTAACccttcatcatcttcatctcgTGTGTAAGCTTTTCTAACGATTGTTACTATTGCCGTACCGGAGGTTAAGGAGAATGATGCCTTTGAATGTAGCATAAGAGATAGAATCTGTAGCAGGAAGAAAGcggtagagagagagagagagggattCTCCAACAGAAACGGTGTAATCACCGCATACCCGTACTCAACATTCAAAACTGACCATTCCGTCTAACCGCCATTGGGAAGTAAATCCAAAGCAAAGTAAGATATAAAAAGGCATACCAGTAAGTAATGCCTCGCCTCTTTTCGACACTTATTTCAACGCTTTACTGTTTAGCATTAGTTTGTCCGCCTAAACTATACGGAAGCTTTAAAGTTAGTGTGCAACCAGTGCAAAAATAGCTTAAAACTCCTCCATGTCTATCCTCTAGTTATGTTGTTGCCCGGGCTGCATCTGGCGCGCCCTGTAATGATAATAATACAATGAATAATAATGAGACATGCTAAATCTGCTATAAACTTTGTAAAGAGGCTTTGATAAATACAATGGCACGCATATTCGTGTGAAGCATACAGTTTacgtaaacaacaaaaaaacagcaaagctTCGTTAATATGGAAGTTGTTAGAAAGGAAGTGTCAGGGTAAATCTGATAGCAAGAGCATAAGTAAGTGAAGGAAATGGTGGGAAACGTGCAAAACATACCGGCTAGCGTATGTGGCTGACGTGCAGTAACTTAAACCAATCAAATCTATATAACAAACGTAGCATATTATTACATATACAAACCCATACAATATATCAAATGCGTGTGACGAAAGGGCGGGCACGTTTGAGCTTTCCCTGTTATCGCACGGAGACTGTGTTAAATTAGCTGTTTTATCTTCgtgatataaaaaatattgagaATCACTTCGTGGTTGCATGTAAAATCGGTATGTAGCAACTGTAAGTTGTGGCACGTTCCCAGGTAGGATTGGGATTTGAACCCGTAATCTGTCCCATGGTCCCATGGTTACATATGCATGATAGTAGCATAATTTAGCATAGAAATCGTTGCATGCGTGCGGGAAAAAGTTATCCCAGCCCGGGGCCGCAGGGCAGCAAAAAGATTACGGTGTGACTGTATTGGTCGGGCTGGCACTGGCAGTCCACTCCGGGACGCGATCCCACTACTGCTTGCCGCGGAGACTCTTAGCTGCTGGTTTTCACCCCTCGCTCGGTGTGTCTCTCCTTAGCCAACCTGAATGTCTCGGACTCCTCCGTGACACCCATATTGACGGCCAGCTTAGTGCGGACGTCCCGTCAACATGGCCTGGTCCAGCACACAGGACTCCCGCCCTCAAATCAGTCCGTAATCCGACCCACGAGTAGCCGCGTTACAGGAGACGCCACGCTCCCAGTCGAGCATGGGTGCGTTAAAACTCGTACCGCTCACTCGGCATGCGTGCATTTTCCCCTTCTCCTTTTGCTGTGTCTATTTTTAGAAACAGCGCGTGCAGCTCCCTCTGGTGGCGCCGACTGTAAGAACAACGGCTTGCATGCGAGACTGAGAGAGCAGAGCGCGCGATTATCCGTGTTTGCAGCAAAGTTTGTACGAAACTTTCTACCAACTGgaaaaatttgaaatatttgttaaagAAATGATCATCAGGAATACATATTCCCGGTTAGGTCTCAGTATTTGTATCCTtccatttaattattatttgtctatttctttcggtttttttATCGCCGAACCGATGAAGAAATTGCTTAGTTATTTCGGATGTTATGTAAGTTTTTAGTTAACCGTTAACCGTTAACCGTTAAGTAAAAATCACATACATAAAGGAATAATTTCGAACACAAATCGTATGATTTTCGCTGCataaacttttatttattcaaaggACAGTATCCAGTTGGAACAAGATTAGTTAAACAGTTGCCTTATGTATTCTAATGTAGAGAAATTGTTTACGGTAGTTGGCAAGAGTGGCCTGGCGAATCTCCACTACATTTGATTAATACACCAGCGGATATAATTATAAGGTCagttaaatgtgtttttgcgCAAATTAACACACACATCTCATGAGCAAAACTTTTGTTCTcatcgcaaaaaaaatcattggcCGTTTGTAGAATGTttcaaattgatttgtttgtttagatCAAATTTAGAACAATTGCGTTGTATGTAGAATGTATAACAAGCTTCGAAAAAATACACGCGGATGTCGTGGactttaattttcaaacaaataattttgcGGTGgaccacaacacaaaacacaaggTACATCTTTATAATTATATCTGTGAGTGTATTTCGCTATGCGCTTCTTTTGCTTCATTTCACACATGCGATTGGTTTTTATTGCatagttttgattttttttctcttgttgtGTATTGTTAAACGGTTTATATACATCACTTAATATTACCCTTTTGTTATGTACAATTGAATGCGTCTACGCGCTTGTCGTCCCAAAGCTGATAGATCTCGCTAAATATATGTACAATTTTTACAGTATGCAGTAGTAATTTGTTGAAAAAGCGCAAACAATTCTACGCTTGTTTAAGAAAGCGGACCTCTTTAGTTTAGTTAGTGTTTGAGTCTCAAAAACCTGTCGGAAAACATCCAACCTATTAAGCTAGCGTAGTATACTTCAATAAATACATAATTCTCGCACTGGCCGAGAGCCTTCCCACAAGAGGGGCAAAGAGCTGATGGCCACATGCGCCGTTTCAGTAAGTTTACGTCATGGAATCTATTGCTAATGTTGCCCTACCGTCATATGCACACAGAAAGTTTTTCTTATCGTTGCGTCTAAACATTTACTAATACTTCTACCCTTCCGTTAACATTATCCTACTACTAGCTCAGATCAACATATGGATGCacattttgctgtttgctggcGTGGTTGTTTGATAAATACTCGGCTTTGCGTTTGACAGTCGCACGCGATCACATCCTCACGGTACTAACCGTCTACCTTAGCTAACATCTTACGAACTACCCCGATTTGCTTTGATCACCGTTTAGTCCAGTTGCTTACGATGCTAATAGGAATACGTTTGAACTGTGTTCCTCACCCTGGGGTTCGAACCCGGGCGACGTTCGTTAAACAGCATAAATAATGTCACACTCGGGTGGAGCGATCACTACTAACAAAAACGTAGCTACTGCTACATTTTGCAAGAAACGGACAATAAATAATTACAGGGTACAACATTCATTTACACAGGTTTCTTAGACAACCTATATCGCGCACTTTACGCATACTTAATCAACTGTCAGTGAACCCAAAGATAAACTGTGTGTAAGCAACGTGATCTTTGTCCAGTttgaatcttttttttgctgaagaTAAACTCGAAAAGCATTCACTTCAAAGTTCACTTCACTTGCATGACATTCCCTCTTTGGTTTACTATAGTTTactaagtgtgtgtgtgtgtgtgtagtactCAAAACCGGAAAGGAAAGTTCATCCTTTCCACCACACACTATTACTTTTACTCTAAAACTTTCTATTGTCCCGCAGGTGTGCCCGTTTCCGGCGGATCTTCTTTTCGCATTTGTTCCACCAGGTCCGCTTCACGCACACCGTTTCCGGCTTCAGCACGAAACATTTCATCTGGACAATGTTGAAGAACAGCTTGCCGACCAGATTGGCATCACTGGAGTCGGCCATCTTGAGACAGGTACGAAATCTGTGAACAAATGCAGAAAAAAGGTaagtgaaaaatgtttctaaTTACAACTTTTGTTATGATATAAAGTGTCAAAAtacgagaaagagagcgagagaaaacaagagagatgtaaaataaaacggTCCGTTGTATCTGCAATATAAATgggagagaaacaaaaagcaaattaaaacagACAAcctaaaagaaacaaaatgattCCGTCCGAGTTGTATCCATAATCCTCTTGCTCCTCCGCTGAGGAATGGAACACTTGTCCCATACAAATCTAATCACTTTATTGCACATGTTTGACATGATCTATCCACTCTGGGATGGCTTGGACATGGTCCATCGATCCGTACATCGCCATCGTCCCTTTGGAATGTAAACTGATGTCTTTtgtgcggggttttttttttcgctgctcgTAGATCTTTTGGACGATTTTGAGCGATTGCGCGTTCCCAAAATGGAACACGGTGACAGAAGCAATAAAGATTAGAATCTGTGAGagttgtattattttattggaaAGTGTTGATGATCTCTCATGTgacgttttctttcttcttttggtGCGAGGGGATGATCAATAGCTTCGACAGAATCTAATTTCTTAAACGGATTAGCGTCGAGATAGTTATCGATGAGAATTACTGTGATGCATTCCAAActtcatggtttttttttttacgttaagTGATTCTCGTCTTACTTTAATCTTGTGTCTATTGAAAATGGCATTTTGCGTTGCGGATCTATTAtggaaagatgaaaaaatgCTCACAGAAATTCGCCAAGGTGTTGGAAATCACACAATCGAACAAATGCAAGAACAATACATAAATCTTCACCTTTATGGGACATCTTTTTGGGCCATTTgaggatacaaaaaaaaactggaaattTTACACTTACTCGGTCCTTGCGGTACGAACCTCACCAAGGACGGGTGATCAAAGTTCTCAACTAAATCAGCTCCACCCGGCGGCAGTGTGTTACGGCGTTCGACGACAAAGCATTGTGCGCAATGCGATTTTACGATTCCTGCGAAATAATCGCCATCATCAGCCTTGCCGAACGCATAAAACTGCCATTAACACTCACAGAACTGTGGTGCGCCATTCCCTCCGAGCAGAATCCACGCAGCGATTGAAGGCTGGACATTGCAAAAGGGAACAAAAATTACGACTAAACTCCCGGCAAAGATGCTAGGAAATCGCGAAAATTCGGAAATTACTGCAATCGAAACCGAAGCAATTAAGATAGCTTCACGCGTGTGTCCTGTGACCGTCATTAACGAATGTCCCAGATCAGGAAATGGTCTTATTGGTTTGGTAAGGGTACGTCATCCTATATAAAACCACCTCGTGTAAGTGTTTGACTcattgcttttgtttcctCTTTTTAGGTTAAAATGAGCTGCCAGCGGATGTCGTTACTCAATTTGACCACTCTCGTTGCTGAAGGCTGTGTTGGTGACAATGTGACAAACAACCCAAAGGGGTTACGGTAAGGGTCTGCCGTTGACATTTTTATGGCAGAAAGACAGCTCTACTGAAGGCTAAAAAGCGAATGTCGTCTTTGATTCACCTCTCGTGTGCACCACGTACGGCAGGATGCACCATTTAACTGGTCCTGCAACCGTTGTGCAGGTGCGATAAAGGATGAACCAGTAGGGTAAGAAACCTCCCCCTGACATGGGTTTAAAAAGGAACTCCAGCTTGTTTCTCTTGCTCCGCACGGCAGCAGGagcatcctttttttctgttttttttttcctttatgtCACAAAAGGACGACAAATTCTTCTAGTTTTTAACTGTGTTCCTATGTTGTCTGAATGGTGGGAAAGGAGACTCCCGCTACATCATTCCCGGTGGTAATGTTTCGAAACAAATGCTACTAAAACGCCTCCAGAAGTAATGCCACATTGCAGCAGCATTGCACCGAGCGAGAAGTTTGTGATTTTAATTAAGATCTAACGAAGAAACTGAAAAGCACACCGTTTATAGAGCGAAACCCACGGAAACATGATGCGACCATTTAGCGACACTTTGAAACGAAGTGAGTGGATAAGCGTGCTGTTGATTGAATGGTTTTTAAAACACAACACCGTGCTGTGTTTAACTGGTAATGATTTGCTAGCTCCTTTCCTGTGTGCACTCTGCAGGTAATgctgtgtttatgttttatcaGTCGTACCGGCCAGGGCACTTGAACAAAAGTCTTGTCTTTCGCAAGAAAGTTACACCCGATGTGTACTATCTTCCGACAAGATCATTTGTTATTGCCACTTGAATGCATCGTCATTGTTGGCTCCTTTACGATGGCACAATTTTCTTCTACCCATACCATGCCTCATTGATTGTATAATTCATTTTACAGGTTTATTATTTAAACCTTATGATGGTTGTATTTAAATGCACTTTTTAAACTACGTGAAAACTGTGTTGGGAGTTCGCATTTTCAAACGATTCAGCCTGTTGTTGTTCGTTGTATCTACCGTACCATTTCAAGGGGTTTTAAAATCGATCGTACGTTCCGAATGCATCGAACTATAATCAATCAAACGCAccgaaaagagagaaaaataaagatacaCCCATTGCCCGATACGCACTCCTAATAGAATATGACAAATTTATCTATGATCTAGCGCGACCGCAAGGGGACGCGTCCTCCGGACCAGCTGCTATCGACGGTTACCCTTCACGTGTGTTTCGGTGCTTGAGAAGCAGCAATCTCTGCTCCCATTTGAAGTACGAGGTTCGACCCGAACTGCCAGAACTAAAGCGGGTCAGTCAAGAGGTAGCGATTGGTTCGGAAATCAATGACAGATGTCCACTTTTCAGCCCTTTGCGAGTGGCCGATCCGCCACGAGCACTGGCAATGCCTCTTGTAACACTCCGGGATATGTGGTGGTCGTTGCCAATCTGGCAAATTACCGGAAGCGgtagcaaacaaaacgggATGTACCAAGCAAACGTAAAAATTCCCCCAAAGAAGTGGGATGTCTAGGCGAATCGGAAGAGGGAGGTACATCTTAACTGCTCTCTCGAGTGGCCGCTCGAGTGGTATCACTTTCTTGCACGCTTCCTTTGCGTTCGCACCCCGAGCACGCCGAAGGTCGTTTGTTCTAGGCCTAGCGGAAGTTCTTTTCCCCTTACTGTAGCGAATCGCACAAGGGTCGGGTTCCTGAAAGGTGCTACCACCCGTATTTATGCGAAACCATAAATTGCAGACACAATGGTAAATACGCGCCCGTGTGTCCTGGAGAATGCTACTGTGAAGGTTCAAAATTTTGCCGGACAACTGCGCAACATCATacgttggtgttgtttttttatcctAGCCGGCAATAGGCAAGACATTCTTAAGAGATGATTGATACACGGACACACTGAAGAAATCAATTCGTCCCCTCGGTCCCAGCGGTAGTGCGGCAGATTATACTCGATACCTTTCAGTCAAACAAACCCGATACGATCATGACAATTAATTCCCTTTCTTGATCAATTTGTACGTCTTGCTGATAAAAATCTTCATCTGGCCAGAATGGAGAGTTCCTGTGTTCTAGGTTGTCCACTAGAACAGGCACGTCCGATAGAACAAATCGGTTCCGAATTCCAGCGTCCAATGACATTGTTACTTTCATTCATTCCTATCCCAACCAGATATCATATTGCTAGATATATCTTGCCTTTTCTCTTTGACGCACACGgcacacaattgtttcatTACAGAAATAactcttttttcttcctgcgCAGCTAATGATTGAACCACAGAGAAACAGGCGGTCGTAGGGAAGAACCAAACAGTAAAGAATATTGTGTCTTCTAGACTCCTACAACGATTCCTAGTCGAACCTCCAAACCAGAAGAACCCAGCGCTCCGAAGTGCTCATGAATTGATTGGTCCCCAATTTAATaatctgtgtgtgttttttccttccatctcGTAATGGTCCCTCTCTGGCATGAAAAATTACCCGTAATAGTAACCCACATTTCGGGTGAGCACCGGATCATGTTATCGACAAATTAATAGCCTCAACTCCGTGCTTCGTAAACATGGTTTTACTTTAAGATTACTCCACCTTCGGCATTTGGTTGTGAGGAATATATCAAAACAACTATTAAAGAAAGTAAATTACCTATGGACAACTTCATTAAAAAGATTTTCTCTGAAGTTTCCGTAGGTCTCAGCTAGACGCAGTTATCATAATTTATCAACCTACGATGGATATCATCTCATTTGCCTAGTGTAAAGCATTTTCACGATTTAACCATTCCATCACTCATCTGCCAACGAGTTTAACATGGACTTGCTGAAAGCGAACGTTACTTATGACAAGCCGCAACAGTTCCCCCGGAACGCATCACGCATATCCTGCTGAGgcaatatgaaaagaaaagagaaacatCTACGCGAACGATGCAGGTTGCCACCTACTTGGTTGCGAGCAAGCGTTTCTCGTTTATTCTATTTAGTCAATCAATTCTCGATACAAAACCCCACTCTACAATCAAAAGAATCCCATGCCTGCACCCGAGGGCGAGACCTTGCCAGCAAATGGCGCCTTCGAACGGCAGGGGGCAACGAATAACTAGGATCTAGCGTCAGCATAATGCTGTGGACGGTGGTGCCTTACCCCAAGAACGTGgtcatccgttttttttttttgaccatTTGTTTTTCCCGCCGGCGACATTCGATTTTTGGGTGTGAACGAAACGGCACGCATCATTAAAAACGGGATCTTGGAAGTCCTTTTTTCTTCCGAGCGGTCCCCTGCCCTTTCGGAGGTTACCGGTACcctaaacaaacacacccgtCAGAATGCCATAGTGCAGGTTAAGTTGAGCGGGGAGAGTtcataaaaaggaaacgaGCATTTAAGCATCAGATTGTTTGAAAAACGAATTAGGAAAAGGGAACGTTTCTAGCACTGGTCCATTGCTAAGCCAAAGTGTTGTAGTATTCCGGTGGCCATTTTTATTTACCTCCCTAACCGGAATCGGGACTCTTCTAACTGCTATCGAGTAAACAAAGACGTGTGAAACTGTGTCAATCTTGCTAAGCCTTACCCAATGTAACATATTGACCCAATTCATTGTCTAACATGTCCGATTCCTAAAGAGGAATGGCAAAATTCGAATAGCAACAGTGGTGAACTAGTCGCGAACATCCCCTCAAACTTAGCATCAGGGAAACGATTAGGACATTACGAGTGGCGAGCCCCCTACGAAGAAATGGTGTACTAATTGACCAAAAGCTGACATTAATGAGCAATCCGAGAGAATCCGATTTTCCTTCCCGCGTAAAGTTGGTTGATGGGAGAGCACACGGTCCTTTGATGCTAAAATAGGCTCGCTGTTCCGTCATTTACCACTCTACGCCGTGAGCCGGTTACGATTTTTTAACGAATAATATTACATTGTTACATCGTT
The Anopheles moucheti chromosome 2, idAnoMoucSN_F20_07, whole genome shotgun sequence genome window above contains:
- the LOC128303431 gene encoding protein HID1, with protein sequence MGNTDTKLNFRKAIVQLTSKSQPIDASDDAFWEQFWCEHNTPVQDVFALVPANEIRKVRDVMPTNLATLCYKATERMVRAVDNSCRTQGEQQTVLNCVRLLTRILPYVFEDVQWKDFFWSSLPSGSEKEETGSVPLAQSLLNAICDLLFCPDFTVIGYRKSGPEKAEELNSIDSCEYIWEAGVGFAQSPPRNGNMDSRRTELLKLLLTCFSETMYRPPTASDEPNRWIVHFTSADNRHALPLFTSLLNTVCAYDPVGIGVPYNHLLFTDTLEPLVEVCLQILIVTLDHDITSNGPAQSSAYIHDDSTIADNLFINYLSRIHRDDDFQFILKGVTRLLNNPLVQSYLPNSTKRLHCHQELLVFFWKICDYNKKFLYFVLKSSDVLDILVPILYHLNDSRADQSRVGLMHIGVFILLLLSGERNFGVRLNKPYTATVPMDIPVFTGTHADLLITVFHKIIATGHQRLQPLFDCLLTILVNVSPYLKTLSMVASIKLLHLLEAFSTPWFLYSAPSNHHLVFFLLEIFNNIIQYQFDGNSNLVYTIIRKRQVFHALANLPTDAAGIARCLSNRKGGNGAGMGGGRTGGSSQGAASRSVAGQDDAADYQQRKAALTATGTGSGSVAGDESEEDRIVTRTGRLGLREADSASEREEDARIGDEDARSDIVEESMEGSRPAQEAEPGTLKATLLDTPNLAQITERESAHPSDLASPSSPDVPAVPEKGPASDEEEPEANGTKKGAATDSSPSKTPSPLRRSVAQRGSLRVTPAPVHGVQVKQWQPTPEWVQSWRSKLPLQTIMRLLQVLVPQVEKICIDKGLTDESEILKFLQHGTLVGLLPVPHPILIRKYQANGGTTAWFRTYMWGVIYLRNVDPAVWYDTEVKLFEIQRV